Proteins encoded within one genomic window of Mycolicibacterium aubagnense:
- a CDS encoding histidine phosphatase family protein: MINHTNSEDAAGKRRRARRLKGLGVALTASAFLVMSALPAWAAENMTITFIRHGQSYGNTSGNIDTQVPGPVLTPDGQQQAKDIAAKLGDRNFDAIYASTMVRTQQTATPLSQYLGLPIQVLPGLQEIEAGKYEGTPERAGIFGYLTAPLAWAGLSVTPPPNISFNPITPNLDAFIPSAADPTTGLTGHQFQDRVNGALQTIYDNGDRNAAVFSHGGTIMIWTMMNAKNLTTEQKIMLFTQHPLGNTGVVVVEGNPEDGWNLVEWNGVKIAGMQKGPIEQVLTQVRTLSRQLNSVVQDVASAFQTGNVGTILTAINHGAADALFSTAKFVRAINAQVIGGVTTAIDNLQKKLAPPAPAAGTPTTAPTSGAAVSPAAFSAPAPAPAAARAGDSPAKVADAPASDNKVDGQVKAGEAKADADTAKADGEVKADVAKTGADAAKADGQTTADAAKADDKKAKADDKKADAKAKADEKKAAAEAKKAETKAKADAKKAAAEAKQAEAKAKAESATAGAGAGSAD, translated from the coding sequence ATGATCAACCACACCAATTCTGAAGACGCGGCCGGCAAGCGCCGTCGCGCACGGAGGCTGAAGGGACTCGGCGTCGCCCTGACCGCGAGCGCCTTTCTGGTCATGTCGGCGCTGCCGGCATGGGCGGCCGAGAACATGACAATCACGTTCATCCGGCACGGTCAGTCATACGGAAACACCTCGGGCAACATCGACACCCAGGTGCCGGGCCCGGTTCTGACGCCGGACGGTCAGCAGCAGGCCAAGGACATCGCGGCGAAGCTCGGAGACCGGAACTTCGATGCCATCTACGCGTCCACGATGGTTCGGACGCAGCAGACGGCGACGCCACTGTCGCAATACCTGGGGCTGCCGATCCAGGTACTGCCGGGTCTGCAGGAGATCGAAGCCGGCAAGTACGAAGGCACCCCGGAACGCGCCGGCATCTTCGGTTACCTGACGGCTCCGCTGGCCTGGGCAGGTCTGTCGGTGACGCCGCCGCCCAACATCAGCTTCAACCCGATCACCCCGAACCTGGACGCGTTCATCCCGTCCGCGGCTGATCCGACCACCGGTCTGACCGGCCATCAGTTCCAGGACCGGGTCAACGGTGCGTTGCAGACGATCTACGACAACGGCGATCGCAACGCGGCCGTGTTCTCGCACGGCGGCACCATCATGATCTGGACGATGATGAACGCCAAGAATCTGACTACTGAGCAGAAGATCATGCTGTTCACCCAGCATCCGCTCGGCAATACGGGCGTTGTCGTCGTCGAGGGCAACCCCGAGGACGGCTGGAACCTGGTCGAATGGAACGGCGTCAAGATCGCCGGTATGCAGAAGGGCCCGATCGAGCAGGTGCTGACCCAGGTCCGCACGCTGAGCCGTCAGCTCAACTCGGTGGTGCAGGATGTCGCCTCGGCGTTCCAGACCGGAAACGTCGGCACGATCCTGACCGCGATCAACCACGGTGCGGCCGACGCGCTGTTCTCGACGGCCAAGTTCGTCCGGGCCATCAACGCTCAGGTGATCGGTGGAGTCACCACGGCCATCGACAATCTGCAGAAGAAGCTGGCGCCGCCGGCTCCGGCTGCGGGCACGCCGACTACCGCCCCGACCTCGGGTGCTGCGGTCTCGCCGGCCGCGTTCTCTGCCCCGGCCCCGGCTCCGGCCGCGGCTCGGGCGGGCGACTCGCCGGCCAAGGTTGCCGATGCCCCGGCTTCGGACAACAAGGTCGATGGTCAGGTCAAGGCCGGTGAGGCCAAGGCTGACGCCGACACCGCGAAGGCCGATGGTGAGGTCAAGGCCGATGTGGCCAAGACTGGTGCCGACGCCGCCAAGGCTGATGGTCAGACCACGGCTGACGCGGCCAAGGCTGACGACAAGAAGGCCAAGGCTGACGACAAGAAGGCCGACGCCAAGGCCAAAGCCGATGAGAAGAAGGCTGCGGCGGAGGCCAAGAAGGCCGAAACCAAGGCCAAGGCTGACGCCAAGAAGGCGGCCGCTGAGGCGAAGCAGGCCGAGGCGAAGGCGAAGGCCGAGTCTGCCACGGCCGGCGCCGGCGCTGGAAGCGCCGACTGA
- a CDS encoding mycothiol transferase yields the protein MPTDPTSENPLARALLDVSAECFTSMAGILTVLGDDLANRRPDLPGANSCYAIVNHCIGVVDYWAGSFIAGQRIPRDRDSEFTATGRVDELLERLTALQQRFPAWVEVAVTEGIRDRSVADGVRGGTTRASILATATPEWALLHILHDIAQHVGHLEITRDLLLSAHTES from the coding sequence ATGCCGACCGACCCAACCTCGGAGAACCCACTGGCCCGTGCACTGCTGGACGTCTCGGCCGAATGCTTCACCTCGATGGCCGGCATCCTCACGGTCCTCGGTGACGACCTCGCCAACCGGCGACCCGACCTCCCCGGCGCGAACAGCTGCTACGCGATCGTCAACCACTGCATCGGCGTGGTCGACTACTGGGCTGGGTCTTTCATTGCCGGACAACGAATCCCACGGGACCGCGACAGCGAGTTCACCGCCACGGGGCGGGTCGACGAGCTGCTGGAACGACTGACGGCGCTGCAGCAGCGCTTCCCCGCCTGGGTCGAGGTGGCGGTCACCGAAGGAATCCGAGACCGCTCGGTGGCCGACGGGGTGCGCGGCGGCACCACCCGCGCCTCGATACTGGCCACCGCCACCCCGGAGTGGGCACTGCTACACATCCTGCACGACATCGCACAGCACGTGGGGCACCTGGAGATCACCAGGGACCTGCTGCTGTCCGCCCACACGGAGAGCTGA
- a CDS encoding RNA polymerase sigma factor: MAHAHATDVRMTERVAVVATKASETTDEPVKRTTKAPAKKAVAKAAPAKRAAKAPAKKAAAKAPAKRGPRKATDSTKPEDGIGTDEATDVDDLVAEPGDELDVDDADLELDDDLEADDDVSDDDDDTEDGEADGAASPEGAKAAPKAAEGDESDDAAEPSEKDKASGDFVWDEEESEALRQARKDAELTASADSVRAYLKQIGKVALLNAEEEVELAKRIEAGLYATQLMSELMEKGEKLPAAQRRDMQWICRDGDRAKNHLLEANLRLVVSLAKRYTGRGMAFLDLIQEGNLGLIRAVEKFDYTKGYKFSTYATWWIRQAITRAMADQARTIRIPVHMVEVINKLGRIQRELLQDLGREPTPEELAKEMDITPEKVLEIQQYAREPISLDQTIGDEGDSQLGDFIEDSEAVVAVDAVSFTLLQDQLQSVLETLSEREAGVVRLRFGLTDGQPRTLDEIGQVYGVTRERIRQIESKTMSKLRHPSRSQVLRDYLD, translated from the coding sequence GTGGCGCACGCCCACGCCACCGATGTACGAATGACCGAAAGGGTGGCCGTGGTAGCGACCAAAGCCAGCGAGACAACCGACGAGCCGGTGAAGCGCACCACCAAAGCCCCCGCCAAGAAGGCCGTCGCGAAGGCTGCGCCGGCCAAGCGCGCCGCCAAGGCCCCCGCCAAGAAGGCTGCGGCGAAAGCCCCCGCCAAGCGCGGCCCCCGCAAGGCCACTGACTCGACCAAACCCGAGGACGGCATCGGCACCGACGAGGCGACCGACGTCGACGATCTCGTCGCCGAGCCCGGCGACGAACTGGACGTCGACGACGCCGACCTGGAACTCGACGACGACCTCGAGGCCGACGACGACGTCAGCGATGACGACGACGACACCGAAGACGGTGAAGCCGACGGCGCGGCCAGCCCGGAAGGCGCCAAGGCCGCCCCCAAGGCCGCCGAAGGCGACGAGTCCGATGACGCCGCTGAGCCGTCCGAGAAGGACAAGGCATCCGGAGACTTCGTCTGGGACGAAGAGGAATCCGAAGCGCTGCGCCAGGCCCGCAAGGACGCCGAGCTCACCGCTTCCGCCGACTCCGTGCGCGCCTACCTCAAGCAGATCGGCAAGGTCGCGCTGCTGAACGCCGAGGAGGAGGTCGAGCTCGCCAAGCGCATCGAAGCCGGCCTGTATGCCACTCAGCTGATGTCGGAGCTGATGGAGAAGGGCGAGAAGCTGCCCGCCGCGCAGCGTCGCGACATGCAGTGGATCTGCCGTGACGGCGACCGCGCCAAGAACCACCTGCTGGAAGCCAACCTGCGTCTGGTGGTGTCGCTGGCCAAGCGCTACACCGGTCGCGGCATGGCGTTCCTGGACCTGATCCAGGAGGGCAACCTCGGTCTGATCCGTGCGGTCGAGAAGTTCGACTACACCAAGGGCTACAAGTTCTCGACCTACGCCACCTGGTGGATTCGTCAGGCCATCACCCGTGCCATGGCCGACCAGGCCCGCACGATCCGTATCCCCGTGCACATGGTCGAGGTCATCAACAAGCTCGGCCGCATCCAGCGTGAGCTGCTGCAGGACCTTGGACGCGAACCCACGCCCGAAGAGCTGGCCAAGGAAATGGACATCACGCCGGAGAAGGTGCTGGAAATCCAGCAGTACGCGCGTGAGCCCATCTCGCTGGACCAGACCATCGGCGACGAGGGTGACAGCCAGCTCGGCGACTTCATCGAGGACAGCGAAGCCGTGGTCGCGGTGGACGCCGTGTCGTTCACACTGTTGCAGGACCAGCTGCAGTCGGTGCTCGAGACCCTGTCCGAGCGCGAGGCGGGCGTCGTCCGGCTACGCTTCGGCCTCACCGACGGTCAGCCGCGCACCCTCGATGAGATCGGCCAGGTCTACGGCGTCACGCGTGAGCGCATCCGCCAGATCGAGTCGAAGACCATGAGCAAGCTGCGGCACCCGTCGCGCTCGCAGGTGCTGCGCGACTACCTGGACTAA
- the ppgK gene encoding polyphosphate--glucose phosphotransferase, which produces MTETPTATTDGSQHRALGIDVGGSGVKGGIVDLDTGQLIGERFRLPTPQPATPEAVSETVAAVVSEFGWTGPLGVTYPGVVTEGIVRTAANVDSSWIGTNVRDMFASRLDGQDVTVLNDADAAGLAEEKFGAGRDVDGLIVLLTFGTGIGSAVIYDGVLLPNTEFGHIEVGGKEAEHRAASSVKEREDWSYERWTKEVTKVLVAIENAIWPDLFIVGGGISKKADKWVPLLKNRTPVVAATLQNSAGIVGAAMATGGALHHH; this is translated from the coding sequence ATGACCGAGACGCCCACCGCGACGACCGACGGCTCGCAGCATCGAGCGCTGGGCATCGACGTCGGCGGCAGCGGCGTCAAGGGCGGCATCGTCGATCTGGACACCGGCCAGTTGATCGGCGAGCGCTTCCGGCTCCCCACCCCGCAGCCGGCCACCCCCGAAGCCGTCTCGGAAACCGTCGCCGCGGTGGTCAGCGAGTTCGGCTGGACCGGACCGCTCGGCGTCACCTATCCGGGCGTGGTGACCGAGGGCATCGTGCGCACCGCGGCCAACGTCGACAGCAGCTGGATCGGCACCAACGTGCGCGACATGTTCGCCTCGCGGTTGGACGGCCAGGACGTGACGGTCCTCAACGACGCCGACGCCGCCGGGCTGGCCGAAGAGAAGTTCGGCGCCGGCCGGGATGTGGACGGGCTGATCGTGTTGCTGACGTTCGGCACCGGCATCGGCTCGGCGGTGATCTATGACGGCGTGTTGTTGCCCAACACCGAGTTCGGGCACATCGAGGTCGGCGGTAAGGAAGCCGAGCACCGGGCCGCGTCGTCGGTCAAGGAACGCGAGGACTGGTCCTACGAACGCTGGACCAAGGAAGTCACAAAAGTGCTGGTGGCGATCGAGAACGCCATCTGGCCGGACCTTTTCATCGTCGGCGGCGGCATCAGCAAGAAGGCGGACAAGTGGGTACCGCTGCTGAAGAACCGCACGCCGGTGGTCGCCGCGACGCTGCAGAATTCGGCCGGCATCGTGGGTGCGGCAATGGCCACGGGCGGCGCGCTGCACCACCATTAG
- a CDS encoding inositol monophosphatase family protein: MTAREPDNSTAPAALRALAEQLATEAAAFVRRRRSEVFAGAQQDEGAVRTKSSPTDPVTVVDTETERLLRERLAALRPDDAILGEEEGGAARAPAGVPVWVLDPIDGTVNFMYGLGAYAVSVGVQIDGVSVAGAVANVATGAVFSAARGHGAVVVRDGVRAALRCNVIEELPMALVATGFAYDRARRRRQAGVVAELLAEVRDIRRVGSCALDLCMVAAGQLDAYFESGVHVWDWAAAALIAEEAGAVVRLPAPGAEDDDLVVAAAPGVFAALAGQLERVGYR, from the coding sequence ATGACAGCACGCGAACCCGACAACAGCACCGCACCTGCTGCGCTGCGCGCGCTCGCCGAACAGTTGGCGACCGAGGCTGCCGCATTCGTCCGCCGGCGGCGCAGTGAGGTTTTCGCCGGTGCCCAGCAGGACGAAGGCGCGGTACGCACCAAGAGCAGTCCGACCGATCCGGTGACCGTGGTCGACACCGAAACGGAGCGGCTGCTGCGGGAGCGCCTGGCGGCACTGCGGCCGGACGACGCGATCCTGGGCGAGGAGGAAGGCGGCGCGGCAAGGGCTCCGGCGGGGGTGCCGGTATGGGTGCTCGATCCCATCGACGGCACGGTGAATTTCATGTACGGCCTGGGTGCCTATGCGGTATCCGTGGGCGTGCAGATCGACGGCGTGTCGGTGGCCGGTGCGGTGGCCAACGTCGCGACCGGGGCGGTGTTCTCGGCCGCGCGCGGTCACGGCGCCGTCGTCGTCCGGGACGGGGTGCGGGCGGCCTTGCGCTGCAACGTCATCGAAGAGCTTCCGATGGCGCTGGTGGCAACGGGGTTCGCCTACGATCGCGCGCGTCGGCGGCGCCAGGCCGGCGTGGTGGCCGAGCTGCTGGCGGAGGTGCGGGACATCCGCCGGGTCGGGTCCTGTGCCCTGGACCTGTGCATGGTCGCGGCCGGGCAGCTCGACGCGTACTTCGAATCCGGTGTGCACGTGTGGGATTGGGCGGCCGCCGCCCTGATCGCCGAGGAAGCGGGGGCAGTGGTCCGCCTACCCGCGCCGGGTGCGGAAGACGACGACCTGGTCGTCGCCGCGGCACCCGGGGTGTTCGCGGCGCTGGCCGGGCAGTTGGAGCGGGTCGGCTACCGCTAG
- the cei gene encoding envelope integrity protein Cei gives MVAQITDGTAFDKHGRPFRRRNYVPGAVLFAVLAVATLIAWLVVAGQPAEIHQAITCNPPPAPSEPNQPKLGDEVSQSSMVNVVPAKLADTKIRVLNASGQGGQASEVAGELRDLGFAQPAASNDPVYASTRMECQGQIRFGPAGKSAAAALWLVAPCTQLFQDQRPDDSVDLAIGTEFNELAHSDDIEAMLASLKPDATQPADTSLLPKIHSGTC, from the coding sequence GTGGTCGCTCAAATCACCGATGGCACGGCCTTCGACAAGCACGGCCGGCCGTTCCGGCGGCGCAACTATGTGCCCGGCGCGGTTCTGTTCGCGGTACTCGCCGTGGCGACGCTGATCGCCTGGCTCGTGGTCGCGGGCCAGCCCGCCGAAATCCACCAGGCGATCACCTGCAATCCCCCACCGGCGCCCAGCGAGCCGAACCAGCCGAAGCTCGGCGACGAAGTGTCGCAGTCCTCGATGGTCAACGTGGTGCCGGCCAAGCTCGCCGACACCAAGATCCGCGTGCTCAACGCCAGCGGACAGGGTGGCCAGGCTTCTGAGGTCGCCGGCGAGCTGCGTGACCTCGGATTCGCTCAGCCGGCCGCAAGCAACGACCCGGTGTACGCGAGCACCCGCATGGAGTGCCAGGGCCAGATCCGGTTCGGGCCGGCCGGCAAGTCCGCCGCGGCCGCACTGTGGCTGGTCGCGCCGTGCACCCAGCTGTTCCAGGACCAGCGGCCCGACGACTCCGTCGACCTCGCCATCGGCACCGAGTTCAACGAGCTCGCCCATAGCGACGACATCGAGGCCATGCTGGCCAGCCTCAAGCCGGACGCGACCCAGCCGGCCGACACCTCGCTGTTGCCGAAGATCCACAGCGGGACCTGCTAG
- a CDS encoding DUF4193 domain-containing protein has translation MATDYDAPRRSETDEVSEDSLEELKARRNEAQSAVVDVDETDSAENFELPGADLSGEELSVRVVPKQADEFTCSSCFLVHHRSRLASEKNGVMICTDCAA, from the coding sequence ATGGCTACCGATTACGACGCCCCGCGGCGTTCTGAGACTGACGAGGTTTCCGAGGACTCTCTGGAGGAGCTGAAAGCACGACGCAACGAGGCACAGTCCGCCGTCGTCGACGTCGACGAGACCGACTCGGCCGAGAACTTCGAACTGCCGGGTGCTGACCTGTCGGGCGAGGAACTTTCGGTCCGAGTGGTGCCCAAGCAGGCCGATGAGTTCACCTGCTCGAGCTGTTTCCTGGTGCACCACCGCAGCCGTCTCGCCAGCGAGAAGAACGGCGTGATGATCTGCACCGATTGCGCCGCCTAG
- a CDS encoding DUF3093 domain-containing protein — MSDTRAATQTVRYRERLTVPLWWWLPGFGLAALIALEVVQGVSGVPTWAPFAVLLPVAAATLVWMGRIELRVVSTGTGPDAETELWVGPAHIPTSVISRSAEVPRSAKSAALGRQLDPAAYVVHRAWVGPLILVVLDDPDDPTPYWLVSTRRPDRILAALQGS; from the coding sequence GTGTCAGACACGCGAGCAGCCACCCAAACCGTCCGCTACCGAGAGCGGTTGACGGTGCCCTTGTGGTGGTGGTTACCGGGTTTCGGGCTGGCGGCCCTGATCGCACTCGAAGTGGTGCAAGGCGTGTCGGGTGTGCCGACGTGGGCGCCGTTCGCCGTGCTGCTGCCGGTCGCCGCGGCGACGCTGGTGTGGATGGGCCGCATCGAGCTGCGCGTGGTGAGCACCGGAACCGGACCGGACGCCGAGACCGAGCTGTGGGTCGGGCCGGCACACATCCCGACCAGTGTGATCTCGCGTTCGGCCGAGGTGCCGCGATCGGCGAAGTCGGCGGCCCTGGGCCGGCAGCTGGATCCGGCCGCGTACGTCGTCCACCGGGCCTGGGTCGGCCCGTTGATCCTCGTGGTCCTCGACGATCCCGATGACCCCACGCCGTACTGGCTGGTGAGCACTCGCCGTCCGGACCGCATCCTGGCGGCACTGCAGGGTAGCTAG
- the dut gene encoding dUTP diphosphatase: MPTSLAVVRLDRDLPMPARAHDGDAGVDLFSAIDLELAPGQRELVPTGIAVAIPHGMVGLVHPRSGLAIRVGLSIVNAPGTVDAGYRGEIKVALINLDPSEPITVQRGDRIAQLLVQRVELPELVEVTSFDEAGLADTSRGAGGHGSSGGHASL; encoded by the coding sequence GTGCCCACCTCTCTGGCGGTAGTTCGTCTGGACCGGGATCTGCCGATGCCGGCCCGGGCTCACGACGGCGATGCCGGCGTCGATCTGTTCAGCGCAATCGACCTCGAACTGGCCCCCGGCCAGCGCGAGTTGGTGCCGACGGGGATCGCCGTCGCCATTCCGCACGGCATGGTCGGCCTGGTGCACCCGCGCTCGGGATTGGCCATCCGCGTTGGGCTTTCGATCGTCAACGCACCTGGCACCGTCGATGCCGGGTATCGCGGTGAGATCAAGGTGGCGCTGATCAACCTCGACCCCAGTGAGCCCATCACCGTGCAGCGCGGCGACCGGATCGCGCAGCTGCTGGTGCAGCGGGTCGAGCTGCCCGAGCTGGTCGAGGTCACGTCGTTCGACGAGGCGGGACTGGCAGACACCTCACGTGGCGCGGGCGGCCACGGTTCCTCCGGCGGACATGCGAGTTTGTGA
- a CDS encoding DUF3710 domain-containing protein, translating into MAFEFNPDEDGPFDVEDFDDPADAEAARLDLGGVLVPVPDGSQLNVEVNEQGVPNAVWIMTPNGRFSVAAYAAPKTGGLWREIAAELAESLRNDNAQARIEDGPWGREVVGLPAPQPGQPQVVMRFIGADGYRWMVRCVVVGTEETIDAIADEARTSLADTVVRRGDTPLPVRSPLPVQLSEPLLEQLRAAAAQMAQQQMEQAQQALEQLQQHMQQQQPGVGGADNQPSAEPDARRSEQGSAMQQLRTQQMGTITGG; encoded by the coding sequence ATGGCATTCGAGTTCAACCCCGATGAAGACGGCCCCTTCGACGTCGAGGATTTCGACGACCCGGCCGACGCTGAGGCGGCCCGCCTGGATCTTGGTGGGGTGCTCGTCCCGGTGCCCGACGGATCACAGCTCAACGTCGAGGTCAACGAGCAGGGCGTGCCGAACGCCGTCTGGATCATGACGCCCAACGGACGCTTCTCCGTCGCTGCGTACGCGGCGCCGAAGACCGGTGGGTTGTGGCGTGAGATCGCCGCCGAACTCGCCGAGTCGTTGCGCAATGACAACGCGCAGGCCCGGATCGAAGACGGACCGTGGGGCCGCGAGGTCGTGGGCCTGCCCGCGCCGCAGCCCGGCCAGCCGCAGGTCGTGATGCGATTCATCGGCGCCGACGGCTACCGGTGGATGGTGCGGTGCGTCGTCGTGGGCACCGAAGAGACCATCGACGCCATCGCCGACGAAGCGCGAACCTCGTTGGCGGACACGGTGGTTCGCCGCGGCGACACCCCGCTGCCGGTCCGCAGCCCGCTGCCGGTGCAGCTGTCCGAGCCGCTGCTGGAGCAGTTGCGCGCGGCCGCCGCCCAGATGGCGCAGCAGCAGATGGAGCAGGCTCAGCAGGCGCTCGAGCAGCTGCAACAGCACATGCAGCAACAGCAGCCCGGCGTCGGCGGTGCCGACAATCAGCCAAGCGCTGAGCCTGATGCCCGGCGCAGCGAGCAGGGCTCGGCCATGCAGCAGCTGCGCACCCAGCAGATGGGCACCATCACAGGAGGCTGA
- a CDS encoding alpha/beta fold hydrolase: protein MTANLQGMTAVLLPGTGSDDDYIRRAFGGALLEAGAVVIAPRPLPGDLIAGYLEALDAAAQHGPIIVGGVSLGAAVATNWALEHPDQCIAVLAALPAWTGDSDGAPAAQAARYSAQQLREIGLDAAVAGMRAGSPAWLADELTRSWTAQWPGLPDAMEEAADYGGPTRDQLAELQVPMGVAGAVDDAVHPVAVAAEWAVAAPRAALRTVTLDAMGEEPTVLGDACVAALREAVSLL, encoded by the coding sequence ATGACGGCCAACTTGCAAGGGATGACCGCGGTACTCCTGCCGGGCACGGGATCTGACGACGACTACATCCGCCGGGCCTTCGGCGGCGCCCTGCTCGAGGCCGGTGCCGTGGTGATCGCCCCACGGCCGCTGCCGGGCGACCTGATCGCCGGCTATCTCGAAGCGCTGGACGCCGCCGCACAGCACGGCCCGATCATCGTCGGTGGGGTGTCTCTGGGCGCCGCGGTGGCAACGAACTGGGCGCTCGAGCACCCGGACCAGTGCATTGCCGTGCTGGCCGCCCTACCCGCCTGGACGGGCGATTCCGACGGCGCGCCGGCCGCGCAGGCCGCCCGCTACTCCGCGCAGCAGCTGCGCGAGATCGGGCTGGACGCGGCCGTCGCCGGCATGCGCGCGGGCAGCCCGGCCTGGCTCGCGGACGAACTGACGCGGTCGTGGACGGCACAATGGCCGGGTCTGCCGGACGCCATGGAAGAGGCAGCGGACTACGGCGGGCCGACGCGTGACCAGCTGGCAGAACTGCAGGTGCCCATGGGCGTGGCCGGGGCGGTCGACGATGCCGTCCACCCTGTCGCGGTCGCCGCGGAATGGGCCGTGGCGGCCCCCAGGGCCGCGCTGCGGACCGTCACCCTCGACGCCATGGGCGAAGAGCCGACCGTATTGGGCGATGCCTGCGTGGCCGCGCTGCGGGAGGCCGTCAGCCTCCTGTGA
- a CDS encoding OB-fold nucleic acid binding domain-containing protein, with protein sequence MATAEGYLRRLTRRLTEDLEQSDVQELNDEALNTGAMRAADCTRGQEVTMVGTLRCVETNGKGCSGGVRAELFDGTDTVTLVWLGQRRIPGIESGRTLRVHGRLGNLDSGAKAIYNPHYEIQK encoded by the coding sequence ATGGCTACGGCGGAAGGCTATTTGCGCCGACTCACCCGGCGGCTTACCGAGGACCTCGAACAGAGTGATGTCCAGGAGCTGAACGACGAGGCCCTCAATACCGGCGCCATGCGGGCGGCGGACTGTACGCGCGGACAAGAAGTGACGATGGTCGGCACATTGCGGTGTGTCGAGACCAACGGCAAGGGCTGTTCGGGCGGGGTACGGGCCGAGCTGTTCGATGGCACCGACACGGTCACGCTGGTCTGGTTGGGTCAGCGGCGCATCCCAGGCATCGAGTCCGGCCGGACCCTGCGGGTCCACGGCCGGCTGGGAAACTTGGACAGCGGGGCCAAAGCGATCTACAACCCGCATTACGAGATTCAGAAGTGA
- a CDS encoding DUF3159 domain-containing protein, producing MTFPDKGTADSDAHSEADTEVNAEALQDERDSRLTAHVLLAQMGGLSGLIYSSLPVLVFVPVSSFFGLAAAIYSALGVAGLVLIWRLVRRESVQPAVSGFIGVGISALIAYLVGASKGYFLLGIWSSLIYAGAFAISILIRRPLVGYGWSWATGHDRSWREIRRAVLAFDIATAVWVLVFGARFLVQNHLYGQDQTGLLGVARIAMGWPLTAVAALASYLAIRTAQQAIRDAEHHAERAVAEG from the coding sequence GTGACATTCCCCGACAAGGGGACTGCGGACAGCGACGCGCATAGCGAAGCCGACACTGAAGTCAACGCTGAGGCCCTGCAGGACGAGCGCGACTCCAGGCTGACGGCGCACGTCCTGTTGGCGCAGATGGGCGGCCTCAGCGGCCTGATCTATTCGTCCCTGCCGGTCCTCGTCTTCGTCCCGGTGTCCAGTTTTTTCGGGCTGGCTGCCGCGATCTACTCCGCGCTCGGTGTCGCCGGGCTGGTCCTGATCTGGCGGCTGGTGCGCCGCGAATCGGTACAGCCCGCCGTGTCCGGCTTCATCGGCGTGGGTATCAGCGCGTTGATCGCCTACCTGGTCGGCGCCTCGAAAGGCTATTTCCTGCTGGGTATCTGGTCATCGCTGATCTATGCCGGGGCGTTCGCGATCTCGATTCTGATCCGGCGCCCGCTGGTCGGGTACGGCTGGAGCTGGGCCACCGGGCACGACCGCAGCTGGCGTGAGATCCGGCGTGCGGTGCTGGCGTTCGACATCGCCACCGCAGTCTGGGTGCTGGTGTTCGGCGCACGGTTCCTGGTCCAGAACCACCTGTACGGGCAGGACCAGACCGGCCTGCTCGGGGTGGCCCGGATCGCCATGGGCTGGCCGCTGACCGCGGTCGCCGCGTTGGCGTCGTACCTGGCCATCCGGACGGCTCAGCAGGCCATCCGCGACGCCGAGCATCACGCCGAACGGGCTGTCGCCGAAGGCTAG
- a CDS encoding potassium channel family protein, which translates to MKVAIAGAGAVGRSIARELVDHHEVTLLERNPDHIDVDAVPAAQWRLGDACELSLLESVKLHEFDVVIAATGDDKANVVVSLLAKTEFAVPRVVARVNDPRNEWLFDDSWGVDVAVSTPRMLASLVEEAVSVGDLVRLMSFRKGQANLVEITLPDDTPWGGKAVKRLQLPRDATLVTILRGPRVIVPESDEPLEGGDELLFVAVAEVEQDLRHQVLNPS; encoded by the coding sequence ATGAAGGTCGCAATCGCAGGTGCCGGCGCCGTCGGCCGATCCATCGCGCGGGAACTGGTCGATCACCATGAGGTGACGCTGCTCGAGCGCAATCCTGACCACATCGACGTCGACGCCGTCCCCGCGGCGCAGTGGCGCCTGGGTGACGCCTGCGAGCTGTCGCTGCTCGAGTCCGTCAAGCTGCACGAGTTCGACGTGGTCATCGCCGCCACCGGCGACGACAAGGCCAACGTGGTGGTCAGCCTGCTGGCCAAGACCGAGTTCGCGGTCCCCCGCGTCGTGGCCCGGGTCAACGACCCGCGCAACGAGTGGCTGTTCGACGACAGCTGGGGCGTCGACGTCGCCGTGTCCACACCGCGCATGCTGGCGTCACTGGTCGAAGAAGCCGTGTCGGTGGGCGACCTGGTCCGCCTGATGAGTTTCCGCAAGGGCCAGGCCAACCTGGTCGAGATCACGCTGCCCGACGACACCCCGTGGGGCGGCAAGGCGGTCAAGCGCCTACAGCTGCCGCGCGACGCCACGTTGGTGACCATCCTGCGCGGCCCACGCGTGATCGTGCCCGAGTCCGACGAACCGCTCGAGGGCGGCGACGAACTGCTGTTCGTCGCGGTCGCCGAGGTCGAGCAGGACCTGCGCCACCAGGTGCTGAACCCGAGCTAG